From Punica granatum isolate Tunisia-2019 chromosome 1, ASM765513v2, whole genome shotgun sequence:
CACAACTACCACCACCTCTGCAATTGCATTTGCATGATGCAGAACTTCTTACGACAGAGAGTATTTGTAAATCTTCTGAAGATAGAGATACTTTTGGGGGAATAGATCTTTGCTGGCAGAGATCAATGTCACAGTACATAAAAACAATCAAATGTTTTGTTTAGAAAATGTAGGgacagttaaaaaaaaaaaaaaaaaaaacaacctTTCTTAACTtatcaaaagagaaacaaaaaaaaaccaacttaagaaaagaagaagaaaccgctcagaaattatatatagccAATCATTTGGTTTTGTTTGCATCAAATAATCCAAGCCTAGATTGTCTCACGCTTTGTCTCTGTGTCTGCTTCTCTCATATTTACAAGTCTTTTTGAGGAAGCACTCATTGTGGAAAAAATGTCAATGGGGTGTGAAAGATATGGCGCCATCATCATGTTCTTCTTCATCACCATCCTCCTCTGTGTCGTGGGCTTTCTTGAGGCAGGGGGAGGAAGTGCTGTACAGAGCAGCCGAATAATCAGGTGGAGGAAGAAACACAAACAGTCGCAGCAGGAACAGCCTGCAGGGCCTCAGGAACCGACCAGGTGTAACGTCTATGAAGGGAGTTGGGTCTACGACAGTTCGTATCCGATGTATGATTCCACAACATCCTGCCCTTTCATACGTAAGGAGTTCGACTGCCTCAAGTATGGCCGCCCTGACCGCAACTACCTTAAGTATAGATGGCAGCCCAACAACTGCACTTTGCCTCGGTTCGTTGTTCTTCTCCTTGTCTTTCCGTTTTGCAAATCCCATATCATTTTGACCCACAGCCAACTGCCGCTATCATGTAATGTGTCTCTCTCTGTGAGTTGTCCATGGCAGATGCTGTTTTTCAGTTTCgcttttttccttttagttTCAACTTTCACGTTAAACAGGGTTTGCATGTGAAGGTGTAATTATAGTATTCCACTTCCACCAACGCCTTGAAAATTTTTGGGTGGGTAGTTGAACATGGTATTTATTGGATGAATGAACTCCGTGGCGTCAACTTCAAAAGTTCTGATCTTCAACTTTTGAAGTGTCACTCTTAGAGGGAAAGATCAAGAACGCAGAAAATCGTAAATCGAAAAGCGAGAGTATGTAGTATAGCCTCAAACATAAAACAACACCATGTTCTAGTCAATTTTTCGACTGGTTGATCACATCCCAGATTTGCGTTTGCCTGGCAACTGATgaacaaaaaagagaaatggaGACCTGATTTCACATTCTTGTCTCTGCATTTCCTTCTCTGGGAGCGAAGTTCGAATTCTTCGTGAGATTAACGTTTCGCGTCTAAAATTTGCAGATTTGATGCCCTAGATTTCCTGAAGAGGATGCAGGGCAAGAAGATAATGTACATAGGAGACTCCTTAAGCCTCAACAACTGGCAGTCTCTAGTATGCTTGCTATATGCTGGTGTTCCAAACGCAAACCTCTCATGGCAGACCAATACCTCCATCTCCACAGTCACGTTCCAGGTTTGCCCGAGTTTTCTCGATAAAGATGTTTGTTTGTTCTCACATGAAATCAGATGGCTCATCGGGATTGATCGATATTTCACAGGACTATGGAGTATCTGTTATTATGTTCCAGTCTCACTACTTAGTGGACACCGTAAAGGAACCGATGGGTCGAGTCATGAAACTCGACTCTCTAAACGATGGTGCCTTGTGGAAGACTATGGATGTGTTGATCTTCAACACTTGGCTCTGGTGGTTGGTCAGAGGACCTCGGCAGCAGTATGTTTGGTTTGATTGTCTCATACATATTTAAGTTGAACTCCACCGGTGTTGAGAACTGT
This genomic window contains:
- the LOC116212561 gene encoding protein trichome birefringence-like 38, which translates into the protein MSMGCERYGAIIMFFFITILLCVVGFLEAGGGSAVQSSRIIRWRKKHKQSQQEQPAGPQEPTRCNVYEGSWVYDSSYPMYDSTTSCPFIRKEFDCLKYGRPDRNYLKYRWQPNNCTLPRFDALDFLKRMQGKKIMYIGDSLSLNNWQSLVCLLYAGVPNANLSWQTNTSISTVTFQDYGVSVIMFQSHYLVDTVKEPMGRVMKLDSLNDGALWKTMDVLIFNTWLWWLVRGPRQQWDYIQEGAKISKDMDRMDAFHKAMITWAKWVDTDVDTAKTKVFFQGISPSHYNGTEWNEPGLRNCAKETEPMSGSTSPSGPPPALSVVKEVLSSIKNPVSLLDITAMSKLRKDAHPSSYNGFKGMDCTHWCIAGLPDTWNQILYSELIA